GCAGCGCTGAAGGAAACCCTGGGCCTCTAGCCCCTCCTCCCGCCGGACGCTCTCTCACTTCCTGCGGGATCTGGGCAGACGCTCTCTCACTTCCTGCACGATTTGGGCGGACGCTCTCACTTCCGGCACGATCTGGGCCGACGCTCTCTCACTTCCTGCACGATTTGGGCCGACGCTCTCTCACTTCCTGCACGATTTGGGCCGACGCTCTCTCACTTATCGCAACAAAAGCCGGAACGCTCACTCACCGAGTGAGAGAGCGTTCCGGTGGTTGGGGCCGAGGGTGGTTGGGGCCGCCGGTGATTGGTTCGCCGGCTCGGGCCTCCGGTGGCTAGCGACCGGCCGGTTCAGCGGCCAGCGCTGGCTGGCGCACCTGTGCCGGGGTGAAACGGGCGCCGGCGTCGGGGAATCCCGGAACCTCAATCCGTGCGTGGCTGTGGACTTCGGTGACCGTGTCCCGGATGTGCTGGGCGATCCCGGCCATGGTGGTGACCCACATTCCGTCCATGTCCTTGACGCGGCTGATCAGCTGTTCCAGGGCCACGGCTTTCGAGGGCCGGCCGGAGATGAACGGGTGATTGGTCAGTACAAAGCAACTCCCGGCCGCATGGTGTGCCTCCGCTTCCAGCGTCCACATTTCCAGGACCTTGGCGGGGCTTTCGATGACGCCGCTGCCGGTGACCCCGGGATAGAACGCGTACTGCTCCCAGTCGTCGAGCGCCCAATCCACCGGGATTTCCACCAGGTCCCTGGAATCGCCCTCGCCGACGCTGAAGCGGTACGGTGCATCGCCGTCGAGCAGGCTTGAATCGTAGAGGAAGCCGCGGTCCGCAAGGAGCGCTGGCGAGTGCCAGTTCAGTTCCCACCACGGGGCCCGGTAACCGATCGGCCGGACACCGGCGACCTTGGCCAGCGCTTCCAGCCCGCGGTCGATGTACCGCGCCTCGGTGGCCGCGTCGATGCCCTGCATGGGTTCGTGCAGGTAGCCGTGGTGGGCGATTTCGTGGCCGGCGTCCACAATCCGGCGCACCACGTCGGGGTAGCTTTCAGCCGTGAATCCGGGAATGAAGAACGTGGCCTGGATGTCCTGGCGCTGCAGGATCTGGAGCAGCCGGGGCACTGCAACCTTGGGCCCGTAGGACTGGTGCGTCATGAGCGACATCCGGCGGGTGCTGGTGGGGTCGTGCGCAATGGTGCATGATTCCGCGTCCACATCGAAGGTGAAGGACGCGGCCGCCCGGAACCCTTCGGGCCAGGTGATGGGATGGGCGGAGTCCGGGAAGGCGGGGAATTCCATGGTCCGAATCCTTTCTACAGCGAGACTGCGGTGGTTGACGGGCGGGCTGAAGGTTCCGGGACCGTCGTCTCCGGGACGGTTACCTGGACCGGCTCAGCGGCGCCGCCGGCCAGAAATTTCCGGTGGACCCGGGGGCCAAGAACTGCGTAGCACGCTGCGCTGCTGACGCCGCCGGCGAGCCAGGAGAGGTCCCAGCCGCCCAGTGCCACTGCGATGGGGCCCTGCATTGCGGGAACCAGGCCGTACATGAACAGCCAGGTGGCGAAAATGCCGACCAGGAGGGACACGACGCCCGCCCAGTTGACTCCGGGGAGCCGCTTAGTGCCCACGCCGTCGAACAGCCGTGAGGCCTCGCCGGGCCAGCGCTTCTCGATCCAGAAGAAATGCACCAGCATGACGCCGCCCCAGGCGGCCACCCAGGCCACGAGACCGATCAGCCACGCATCCAGGACGGAGGCGAAGTCCTCCTGGAAGATGAAGAATACGACGGCGATGAGCGAGAAAACGCCGACGAACAGATTGAGCTTGCGGCGGCTGATGGTGATGTCGAGGGCCTGGGTTGCGACTGAGAAGGTGTAGATGTTCAGGATGTTGGTGGCGATGGGTCCGTGCAGGACCATCAGGAGTACCGGAAGCGCGAGGACTCCGAAGTTTTGCACGATGAGTTTTCCGGGGTCGATCTCGCCACTGTTGGTTGCAAGGCTGGCGCCCAGGACTCCGAGCCAGACGACCGGGATGAACTGCCCCAGCACTGAGGCCAGGTAGACCTTGCGCTTCGGCACCTCGGTGCTCACAAAACGGGAGTAGTCAGCGGCGTAGGTGAACCAGGTGATTCCCCAGCCGATGCCGATGGCCGTCATAACGGCGCTCATGGCCGCGATCCGCTCCGAGCCTTCGAGGATGTTGCCGGCGGGTCCGGCGTAGGACCAGTTGATCTTCATGCCGAACCAGGCGACGGCGGACATCACCGCGAGGATGATGATGGTGGGCGGCACGGTCCACTTTTCAAAAGCCGCAATAGCCTTGTAGCCGAACCAGGCGATGGCAACCTGCGCAGCCATGATGGTGGTGGCGACACCGATCTTCCAGGCGTAGTTGTGGGCTGTCGGGTCCACCCAGCCGAGGGTGCCGAAGAGTGCCATGACAAGGTCCAGGATGATCCAGGTGTTGACGGCGCACCAGCCGATGACCAGTAGCGCCTGGATGGCGGCGGGAAGGTAGTTTCCGCGCCGGCCAAATGCCGCGCGGGCCAGCACCATGCCCGTGGCACCTGTCTTCTGGCCCAGCAGTACGAAGCAGCCGAACAGAAGCATGCCGATCAGGTTCCCCAAAACCAGGACGGTAACGGTGTCGGCGAAGCCAAGTCCGAGGTGGATGCCCAGGGCGCCGAGCACCCAGTTGATGGGCGCCAGGTTGGCTCCCGCCCAGATCCAGAACTGTCCGGAAACCTTCCGGGTCCGCTGTGATTCGGGGATGGGCTGAAGCCAGGCTTCAACGTCTTCGCCGGCTGCGGGCACGTGGCCGGCCGGGACTGCAGTGGAGTTGTTTTGCATGTGGGCCTCCGTGGGAGAAAGGGGATACAGCCAGAGTATGTGCCGCAGACCACACGCAACAAGATACGATATGTACATCAAAAGCCCCATTTGCATGACGGAGCGTAATGCCAATAAAGCTCAGTGAGATCCTAAAACATGCCACCCTCACAGCCGCCGATCCCGTGATCCGCGCCGGTGCAGGCGCAGTGGCGGGTACGCAGCTGCGGTGGGTGCACTCCAGTGAAGTCCTGGACATCGCGCCGTTACTTAGCGGCGGCGAGCTGCTTCTTACCGGCGGCGACGCGCTGGTTACTGCCTCGGATGCACGCCGGGCGGAGTACGTCCGGCAGCTCTCGGAGCGCGGGGTTGGTGCGCTGGCGGTGGAAACTGGCCAGCGGCTCGCTTCACTGCCGTCGTCGATGATCCAGGCAGCGGAAACCGCCGGGCTTCCCCTTATCGAATTCCGCAAGGTGGTGCCCTTCGTGGGCATCATGCAGGCGATTAACTCGATGCTCGTCAGTGAATCGGTGGCCCATCTGCGCCGCGCGGATGAGGCCAGCCACGCCATGGCCGTTGAGCTGGCCCACGGGAGCAGCCTGGATCAGATCCTTGCCGTGCTGGCCGGAATCATTGGTGCGACCCTGGAGCTCTCATCCGTGTCCGGTGTAACGCTGGGCAACGCCGGCCCGGGCGGCGCCGATACGCGTCCGGCGGCCGGCGCCGGTACGCATCCGGGGAACGGCACGGCTTCCCAGCCGGCAGAGGGCCTGGAGTCCGGCACCGGCTCCCCGGCAGAGCCCGGAAGCGCGGCAGAGCCCGGAAGCGCGGCAGAGACGGGCATCGGCGGCACGTTGATAAGCATTGATGTGCCGGTCCGTGGCGTGCCCTCCGCGAGGTTGCTCATCAATGTCCCGGCCGACGGCGACGTCAACCTGGCGCGCGTGGCCGGCGGCCGCTGCGTGGACATCCTGTCGCTCGCTCTGCTGCAGCGGATGCCGCCCGGGCTGAAAGAAGTGGCCGGCACGGCGCTGCTGCGGGCCGTCAGTTCCGGCAGCCAGCCCTGGCGGCTTCAGCAGCTCTCCCCCGCCGCCGGGATCCTTCCCTCTGCGACGGTGGTCGCCGTCGTCGTCCGGTCGTCCACCTCACAGCAGCTGCGGGCGGCAATGGACACTATCCTCAAGCGGTCGGCGCAGCAGAGCGCCAGCTATGTGGACAATGCCGAGCTCCTGGCGCTTGCCGCCCTCCCTTTTGACGGGGCGGCGGCCGCGCGGGCCGGGCTCGTGGCAGCACTCAGGGAGCTCCCGGTTGAGGCGGGGACCATGACGGCGGTGGGTCCGCTGGCCGCCGGGATCGAACACGCTCCCTGGTCGTTGTCGGAGGCGAAAAGCGCCCTGGATCTCGCCGTGAACGGCTCACTTCGGTCAGCGGCCCGGCCGGCGTCGGACACGGAAGGAGTGGTGATCGACGTCGAAAATCTGGCGGTGGAGCGCCTGGCGGTGCAGCATCTGGACCAGGGCGCGCGGCAGGATTTCGTCCGCCAGCAGGTGGGGCCCCTGCTGGATCACGACGCGCGGCGCAACTCCCAGCTGCTCGCAACCCTGGCAACCTGGCTGGACTCTGGCTGCAACACCGCGCAGGCTGCCCGCGAACTGCATGTTGAGCGGCAGTCGATGCATCACCGCATGCAGCGGATTTTTGAGTTGTGCGGCGGCGATCCGCGCGGAACCGGCCGGCTCGCTGCGCTGCACCTCGCCACCCGGCTGGCCGCGCTGTAGCGAGTGGCCAACGCGTGAATGGACGCTCTCTCACTTAACGCAGGAAAAACCGGGACGCTCTCTCACTTTCTCCAAGAAAGTGAGAGAGCGTCCCGGCTTAACCGACCGGAAGTGAGAGAGCGTCCCGGCTTAACCGACCGGAAGTGAGAGAGCGTCCTAGCGGAGCACCACTGTCCTGTTGCCGCGCAGGATCACACGGCCCTCGCAATGCCAGCGCACCGCGTTGGAAAGGGCCTTGCACTCGGTGTCGCGTCCGGCGGCCACCAGGTCTTCCGGGCCGTAGGTGTGGTCCACCTCCACCACCTGCTGGGCGATGATGGGTCCCTCGTCCAGCTCGCCGTTGACGTAGTGCGCGGTAGCCCCTACCGTCTTAACGCCGCGGGCGTAGGCCTGGTGGTACGGCTTGGCGCCCTTGAAACTGGGCAGGAACGAGTGGTGGATGTTGATGGCACGGCCGTCCAGCTTGCGGGTGAGGCCGTCGCTAAGGACCTGCATGTAGCGGGCCAGCACCACCAGTTCCACGTCGAACTCGTCCACCAGCTCCAGCAGCCGCGCCTCGGCCTCGGGCTTGGTGGCGGCGGTAACGGGCACGTGGAAGAACGGGATCCCGTGCCATGCCACCAGCGCCTGGTGGTCCGTGTGGTTGGACACCACGGCCACCACGTCCACCGGCAGCTCGCCGATCCTGGCACGGAACAGCAGGTCGTTGAGGCAGTGCCCGAACTTGGACACCATGATCAGCACGCGGCGCTTGGAACCGTGCGGCTCCAACCGCCAGCTCATCCCGAAGCGTTCAGCAACCGGGGCAAAAGCGGCCCGCAGGGTCTCCGCGGTGGAGGCATCGCCGTCGGACGCAAAGTGCACCCGCATGAAGAAGTGCCCTTCGGAGCGTTCGCCGAACTGCTGGTTGTCGATAATGTCGCAGCCGTGTTCCAGCAGGAAGCCGGAGACGGCGTGGACGATGCCCGGCGACTCGTTGCAGTCCAGCGTCAGGACATGTTCCACGGTGGTCGCGGCCGGGCCCGCGAAGGACGGAAGGGAAGAAGTTTCAGTCTCAATGGCAGTCATGGCTCAGCACTCGATCACATTCACGGCGAGGCCCCCGCGGGAGGTCTCCTTGTACTTGGTTTTCATGTCCGCTCCTGTCTCGCGCATGGTTTTAATGGCTTTGTCCAGCGATACCTTGTGGCTGCCGTCCCCGTGCAGGGCAAGGCGGGCGGCGTTGATGGCTTTCACGCTGGCAATGGCGTTCCGTTCGATGCAGGGGATCTGCACCAGGCCGCCCACGGGGTCGCAGGTCAGGCCCAGGTTGTGTTCGATTCCCACCTCAGCCGCGTTTTCCACCTGTTCCGGCGTGCCGCCGAGCACTTCGCACAGTCCGGCGGCCGCCATGGAGCAGGCGGAACCCACTTCGCCCTGGCAGCCCACTTCGGCGCCGGAGATTGAGGCGTTGATCTTGAATAGAATCCCGACGGCGGCCGCCGCCAGCAGGAAGCGGACCACGCCGTCGTCGTCGGCTCCGGGGACAAACTTGACGTAGTAGTGCAGTACGGCCGGCACAATCCCGGCCGCGCCGTTGGTGGGGGCGGTGACGATCCGCCCGCCGGCGGCATTTTCCTCGTTGACTGCCAGCGCGAAGAGGTTCACCCACTCCATGGCCCGGAGCGGATCGGTGACGCCGGTGTCCGCGGTCAGGGTCTTGAACAACGACGGCGCCCGGCGCCTGACGTTCAGCCCGCCGGGAAGGATCCCTTCCGCGGCGCAGCCGTTGTCCACGCATTCGCGCATGACGGCCCAGAGTTTCAGCAGCTCCTCGCGGAGTTCCGCTTCGCTGCGCCATGCCAGCTCGTTGGCGAGCATGACGTCGGAGATGGACATTCCCTCGCGGCGGCAGATCTCCAGGAGTTCGTCGGCCGTGGTGAAAGGGTATGGCAGCGGTGTGTCGTCCGCCACCACTTTGTCTCCGGCGTCGGCATCGCCGTCAACAACGAAACCGCCGCCAATGGAGTAGAAGCTCCGTTCACTGAGCACGGCGCCGGTGTGGTCCAGCGCGCGGAACGTCATGCCGTTGGGGTGGGCAGGCAGGGATTTCCGGCGGTGCAGCACCACGTCCTCGTCCCAGTTGAAGTCCACCCGGTGGTCCCCGCCGATCCGGAGTTCGGCGTCGAGCGCGGCGGCGGCCACCTGGTCGTCCGCGGTGGAGGTGTCCACCGTTTCGGGGTCCAGGCCCTGGAGGCCCAGGACCACGGCTTTGTCGGAGCCGTGGCCCCTGCCGGTGGCGCCGAGCGATCCGAACAGTTCCGCCTGGACCCGTGTGGTGGCGCTCAGGTGGCCGTCACCTTTGAGCCCTTCGGCGAACAGTTTCGCCGCCCGCATCGGGCCGACCGTGTGTGACGACGACGGCCCGATGCCAACGGAGAAGAGGTCCAGGGCGCTCAGCGCCATCAGGGCACCTCGGGGGAGGCGTATTCCCTCATGGCGTCCAGGAGCCACCGGCCCAGGAAGTCCGCGAACGAAGCCCGCGGGAAGAGCCGGAAGCTGTCCTCGCCGGTCTTCAGCAGGATCACCGGGATGTTGCCCACTTCGGTGCTCAGGGCTGTTCCCGGCGTGAAGCTGCGGGGGTGCAGGTCCAAGGCGCAGCCCTTCTCCAGGACTGCCCGTGCACGGGGGCCAGAGAGTTCGAACGTGGTGCGGTTGGCGGAGAGGTCCACCACCTGGCCCGGGGCGTCTCCGAGGGCTGCCGTGAGGGAGCCGATCAGGTGCCCGCCGAGGGAGTCGTGGGCTTCTTCCGGTGCGACCACCAGGAACTCGGACGGGCCGAGCCACAGGACGCTGATGCCGTCCGAGCCGGCCACTTCGCCGCACCGTGCGGGCAGGCCGCCGGCCACGGACGCGATCCGCGAGCCCTGCTCGGAGCGGGGGTCAACGCGGATCCCCGCCATGGTCTGGAACGGGCCTTCCTGGAGGACAACCGTGCCCGTCACGGAGCCGGCGTCCAGCGCTTCGGCCAGGTGGGAGGCCGGGCTGCGGCGGATGTCCCGGAGTCCATTGATGCCTTCGAGTGCTGCTGTGTTAGCCATCTTTGCGGGTCCCTTCAGGGTCAAAAAGTACGGTTTCGGCGACAACGACATCAACCAGCTGGTCACCGGCGGCGGCCACGAGGGTCTCGCCGATGCGGTTGCGGCCGTTCTTGATCAGGGCCAGGCCGAAGGACCGGCCCAGTGCGGCGCTGTGGTAACTCGAGGTCACGAAACCCTGCATCGGGACGGGACCGTAGGCGGGGTTGGTCGGGATGCCCTTTTCCACGAGCTGGGTGCCTTCCGGCAGCCGCAGCGTTCCGTCCACGGGGAGGACGCTGACCAGGTGCTTGCGGTCCTCGCGCTTCGCATCGGCACGGGCGTAGGAGCGCTTGCCGATGAACTCCTTGGCCTTGGAGACAACCCATTCCATCCCGGCATCCTGCGGGGTGACAGTGCCGTCGGTGTCCTGCCCGACGATCGGGTAGCCCTTTTCGGCGCGGAGCACGTGCATGGTTTCGGTGCCGTAGGGGGTGATATTGAATTCGGCCCCGGCGGCCGCAACAGCTTCCCAGGTGTTCAGGCCGTACCAGGACGGCACGTTAATTTCGTAGGCCAGTTCGCCGGAGAACGAGATCCGGCAGATCCGGGCCTGCACGCCGGAGGCGAGGGTGGTTTCGCGGAAGGTCATGAACGGGAAGGCTTCCGCCTCCAGGCCGCCGCCGGCGGCGAGTTCGGGTGCCACCTTCGCGAGGACCGCGCGGGATTTGGGCCCGACGACGGCAATGGTGCTCCACTGTTCGGTCACCGAGGTGCAGTGCACGTCCAGCTCAGGCCATTCGGTCTGTAGCCATTCCTCCAGCCAGTCCAGCACCTTCGCGGCACCGCCGGTGGTGGTGGTCATGAAGAACCGGTCCTCGTCGAGGCGCAGGGTCACGCCGTCGTCGAAAATCATGCCGTCCGCCATGCACATCACGCCGTAGCGGGCGGAACCCGGGGCGAGCTTCTTGAACGCGTTGGTGTAGATCCGGTTGAGGAACTCACCGGCGTCCTTGCCACGGATTTCGATCTTGCCGAGCGTGGTGGCGTCCATGAAGCCCACGGATTCGCGGACGGCGGCGCACTCGCGCAGCACGGCGGTGTCCATGTCCTCCCCGTCCTGCGGGTAGTACCAGGGGCGCTTCCACTGCCCCACGTCCTCGAACAGCGCACCCTTGGCCACGTGCCACGGGTGGATCGACGTAACACGGGCGGGGTCGAACAGTTCGCCGCGCTGGCGTCCGGCAAGTGCCGCAAACGCCACCGGGGTAAACGGTGCCCGGTACGTGGTGGTGCCGATGTCGCCGATGCCCCGGGACGCTTCGCCGGCGGTGCGGAGAGCCGCGGCGATCACGCCGATGGCGTTGACGCCGGAAGTCTTGCCCTGGTCGTTGGCGGTGCTGATCGAGGTGTAGCGCTTGATGTGCTCCACGGACCGCATGCCGGCGCCGGTGGACCGCAGCACGTCAGCCACGGACTGGTCGCGCTGGAAGTCCACGAAGTGGTGGTGCCAGTCGTCCGGGGTACCGGCCTGGCCGGGCACCAGCCACAGCTGGCGGGTCGGGGCGGATGCCTTCGGCTCGCCGATGACAGAAGGTTCGACGGCGGCACTGAAGCCGGCGGCGATGGCCGCCGAAGCTCCGGCGGAGATGCCTTCGGCGAGGCAGTCGGCGAGTTCGAAGCTGCCGCGGCCGGAGCCGATGGTCTGCTGGTTCGGGACCACGGTGCTCGGTACGAACGCCGCCAGGTCCTCGTCCCAGCGCAGCTTTCCCTGCCGCTGCGAGTGGAGGTGCACCAGCGGGCTCCAGCCGCCGGAGACTGCCAGCAGGTCGCAGGCGATCTCTTCGATGCCGGAGGTGAGTTCGCCGTCGTCGTTGATACTGCGGACGGTGACGCTGTCCAGCCGGCCGTCTGCGGCGCCTTCTCCTGAGGCGGAGGTGTTGGCCACGGCGCTGCCGATCAGCACGCGGGTGCCGGACTCGACGGCGGCGGCTGCCACTTCCGTAAGGCGGGGACGGGCGTCGACGACGGCCGCCACCTTGACGCCGGCGGCGCGCAGGTCCGAGGCCAGTGCGTAGGCGCTGTCGTTGGTGGTGCTGATGACGACGCGCTGCCCGGCGGCCACGGCGTAGCGGTTGAGGTAGCTGCGGACGGCCGAGGCGAGCATGATGCCCGGGCGGTCGTTGTTCTCGAAGACCAGCGGGCGCTCGTGGGCGCCGGGAGCAACCACCACCTGCTTGGCACGGATGTGCCAAATCCGCTGCCGGGACACGCCGGGGGCGGCCGGGCTGGAGAGGTGGTCGGTGCGGTTCTGGACGGCGACGATGTAGTTGGCGTCGTAGGCGCCGAAGGCCGTGGTGCGGTTCAGGACGGTGCATTCGGCTGCGGAGACGAGCTCGGCTTCCACATCAGCCACCCATTCCAGGGACGGCTTGCCTTCGATGGCCTCGGCCAGGTCAGGTGCGGTGGATCCGGACAGGAGCGTGCCGCCCAGTTCGGGCTGGTCGTCCAGCAGCATCACCCGGGCGCCGGTGCGCACGGCCTCGCGGGCCGCGGCCAGGCCGGCGGGGCCGCCGCCGATCACCAGGACGTCCGTGTGCACGAACTTCTTGTCGTACTCGGCGCGGTCCTCCTCGGGGTCAAGCCGGCCCAGGCCGTTGAGCAGGTCTGCCTTCAGGCCGTCCACCAGGGTGACGGTGGTGGCGGGGAGCATGGACTCTGCCACGTGGCCCGGGAACCGTGCTTCGACCCGGACCAGCGCGTTGGATTCCTCCACGCCGGCGGACATGATGCCGCGGGGGCGGTCCTCGTACAGCGAGTTGCCGGCGGCGATCCGGCCATTGGCGAGCAGGGCCGAGGCGAGCGTGTCGCCGGGGTGGCCGGTGAATTCCTCGCCGTCCACGGTGAAACGCCAGGAGATGCTGCGGTCGATGCGTCCGCCGGCGGCGAGGCGGGCGTTCTGGGAAGTCACTTGGTTGCTCCTTCCGGGGCGGTGGTGCTTGAGGCTGTCGTGCTTGAGGCTGAACCGGCCGGTGCGATGCTGGTTGCAGAGGTGCTGGGCGCGCTGGTGCCGGTGGTGGTGCTGTCAGCGGCGGTGCTTGCAGTGCCGGATTCGGCCGCGGCCGCGACGGACACGTCCGGCCGGGGTGAACCCATCGGGTAGACGGCCTGGATGTCGTACGTGACGGTGTCGCGGAGCATGTTGAACCACTGGCGGCAACCGGTGCTGTGGAGCCAGCGCTCGGCGAAGGCGCCCTTGGTGTTGTCGCGGTAGAACAGGAACTCGGCCCATTCGCGGTCGTTCATGTCGTTCGGGTTTTCCGGGTACGGCACGTGGGCCTGGCCGCCGTAGTGGAACTCGGTCTCGTCGCGCGAGCCGCAGTTGGGGCATGAGATAAGCAGCATGTGCGTCTTCTTTCTATGGGACGGCGGCTAGTGGGCTACTGCGGCTGCGCCGTGCTCGTCGATCAGGGCGCCGGTTTCGAAGCGTTCCAGCGCAAACGGCTTGTTCAGCTTGTGCGGGGTGCCCGTGGCGATGGTGTGCGCGAACGTGAGTCCGGCAGCCGGGGTGGCCTTGAAGCCGCCGGTGCCCCAGCCACAGTTCACGAACATGTTCTCCACCGGGGTGGTGCCCACGATCGGCGAGGCATCCAGCGTGGTGTCCACGATCCCGCCCCAGGTCCGGAGCACATGTGCCCGCGCAAAGATGGGGAACAGTTCAACGGCGGCGGCCATCTGGTTCTCAATTACGTGGAAGGACCCGCGCTGGCCGTAGCCGTTGTAGGAGTCGACGCCGGCGCCCATGACCAGTTCGCCCTTGTGGGCCTGGGAAACATAGACGTGCACGTGGTTGGACATCACCACGGTGGGGTGGACCGGTTCGTGCAGCTCGGAGACCAGGGCCTGGAGCGGGTGGGACTGGATGGGGAGCCGGAAGCCGGCCATTTCCGCAAGGACCGAGCTGTGGCCGGCAGCGCACAGGCCCACCTTTTCGGTGTTGATGGTGCCGCGGTTGGTCTTGACGCCCACCACGCGGTCGCCGTCCTTGAGGAAGCCGGTGACTTCGCAGTTCTGGATGATGTCCACGCCCAGTTCGTCGCACTTGCGGGCGAAGGCCCAGGCCACGTGGTCGTGCTTGGCGATGCCGGCACGCGGCTGGTAGGTGGCGCCCATGACCGGGTAGCGGATGTTGTCGCTGATGTTCAGGATCGGGCAGAGCTCCTTGACCTGGTCCGGTTCCAGCCACTCAGCGTCCACGCCGTTGAGCTTGTTCGCGCCCACGCGGCGGATGCTTTCGCGGACGTCGCCCAGGGTGTGGGCGAGGTTCATGACGCCTCGCTGGCTGAAGAGGAAGTCGTATTCGAGCTCTTCCGGCAGGATTTCCCAGAGCTTGAGGGCGTGCTCGTAGATGGCAGCGCTCTCGTCCCAGAGGTAGTTGGACCGGATGATGGTGGTGTTGCGTGCCATGTTGCCGCCGGCCAGCCAGCCCTTTTCCAGAACGGCGATGTTGGTCATGCCATGGTTCTTGGCCAGGAAGTAGGCGGTGGCCAGGCCGTGCCCGCCACCGCCCACAATCACGGCGCCGTAGGAGGACTTGGGCTCCGGGTTGCGCCAGAGGAAATCCGGGTGCTCGGGGAGCTGTTGGGTGCTCACTGGGCTGCTCCAATCATGTCTGTTTCAAAGGCGGCGATTTCATCGCCACTGTCCTGGGAAAGATGCGGGTAGAGGGGGAATTGTTCGGCGAGGGCGGTCACCCGGGCGCGAAGTTCGACGACGGCGCTGTCACTCAGGGACGTTGCCCCGGTGGCGCCGTTGGCAGCCGCGGCAATCAGCGCCGTCGCGATGATGTCCGCGACCTCAGTGAATTCCACGGCGCCGAAGCCGCGGGTGGCCAGGGCGGGCGTTCCGATCCTGAGGCCCGAGGAAACCATCGGCGGGCGGGGGTCGAACGGTACGGCGTTGCGGTTGACCGTGATGCCGATCCGGTGCAGGGCGTCTTCGGCCTGCTGCCCGTCTAGTTCGGAGTTGCGGAGGTCCACGAGGACCAGGTGCACATCGGTGCCGCCGTTGACTACGGAGATGCCAGCCGCGGCGACGTCGTCACGGAGGAGCCGTTCCGCCAGCAGCTTGGATCCCTGCAGGACGCGCTCCTGGCGTTCCTTGAATTCGGGGGTGCCGGCCAGCTTGAAGGCGACGGCCTTGGCGGCGATGACGTGCTCCAGCGGTCCGCCCTGCTGGCCCGGGAACACGGCGGAGTTGATCTTGCGGGCGTATTCCTCCTTGGCCAGGATGACGCCGCCGCGCGGACCGCCGAGGGTCTTGTGCGTGGTGGTGGTGACGACATCGGCGTACGGCACCGGGTTGGGGTGCAGCCCTGCGGCCACCAGGCCGGCAAAGTGCGCCATATCCACCATCAGGTACGCGTCCACGAGATCGGCGATGCGGCGGAATTCGGCGAAGTCCAACTGGCGGGAGTAGGCGGACCAGCCGGCGACGATCAGCCGCGGACGGTGCTCCAGGGCCAGCGCTTCGACCTCGGCCATATCGATCCGGAGGTCCGATTCACGCACGTGGTACGGGACCACGTTGTAGAGCTTGCCGGAAAAGTTGATCCGCATGCCGTGGGTCAGGTGGCCGCCGTGGGCCAGGTCCAGGCCCATGATGGTGTCGCCCGGGTTCAGCAGCGCGAACATGGCAGCAGCGTTGGCCTGGGCGCCGGAGTGCGGCTGGACGTTCGCGAACTCGGCGCCGAAGAGTGCCTTCACCCGGTCGATGGCCAGCTGTTCGATCACATCAACGTGCTCGCAGCCGCCGTAGTAGCGCTTGCCGGGGTAGCCCTCGGCGTACTTGTTGGTCAGTACCGAGCCCTGTGCCTCCATGACTGCGGACGGGGCGAAATTCTCCGAGGCGATCATTTCCAGCGTCGACTGCTGGCGGCCCAGCTCATTGGCGATGGCCTGCTGGACCTCGGGATCGACTGCGGAAAGTCGCTCGTTCAACTGCTCAACCACGGATGCTCCTTTGAAATACCACTATTGCTATGACTGATATATCAGTGTGAGGTCAATGGTATGATTGGGATCACATGAGAGTCAATAGCCGGTGGCAAAGTGGCACTGAGCTTCCGGTTGGAACCGC
Above is a window of Arthrobacter sp. FB24 DNA encoding:
- a CDS encoding polysaccharide deacetylase family protein; translated protein: MEFPAFPDSAHPITWPEGFRAAASFTFDVDAESCTIAHDPTSTRRMSLMTHQSYGPKVAVPRLLQILQRQDIQATFFIPGFTAESYPDVVRRIVDAGHEIAHHGYLHEPMQGIDAATEARYIDRGLEALAKVAGVRPIGYRAPWWELNWHSPALLADRGFLYDSSLLDGDAPYRFSVGEGDSRDLVEIPVDWALDDWEQYAFYPGVTGSGVIESPAKVLEMWTLEAEAHHAAGSCFVLTNHPFISGRPSKAVALEQLISRVKDMDGMWVTTMAGIAQHIRDTVTEVHSHARIEVPGFPDAGARFTPAQVRQPALAAEPAGR
- a CDS encoding purine-cytosine permease family protein, which codes for MQNNSTAVPAGHVPAAGEDVEAWLQPIPESQRTRKVSGQFWIWAGANLAPINWVLGALGIHLGLGFADTVTVLVLGNLIGMLLFGCFVLLGQKTGATGMVLARAAFGRRGNYLPAAIQALLVIGWCAVNTWIILDLVMALFGTLGWVDPTAHNYAWKIGVATTIMAAQVAIAWFGYKAIAAFEKWTVPPTIIILAVMSAVAWFGMKINWSYAGPAGNILEGSERIAAMSAVMTAIGIGWGITWFTYAADYSRFVSTEVPKRKVYLASVLGQFIPVVWLGVLGASLATNSGEIDPGKLIVQNFGVLALPVLLMVLHGPIATNILNIYTFSVATQALDITISRRKLNLFVGVFSLIAVVFFIFQEDFASVLDAWLIGLVAWVAAWGGVMLVHFFWIEKRWPGEASRLFDGVGTKRLPGVNWAGVVSLLVGIFATWLFMYGLVPAMQGPIAVALGGWDLSWLAGGVSSAACYAVLGPRVHRKFLAGGAAEPVQVTVPETTVPEPSARPSTTAVSL
- a CDS encoding PucR family transcriptional regulator translates to MPIKLSEILKHATLTAADPVIRAGAGAVAGTQLRWVHSSEVLDIAPLLSGGELLLTGGDALVTASDARRAEYVRQLSERGVGALAVETGQRLASLPSSMIQAAETAGLPLIEFRKVVPFVGIMQAINSMLVSESVAHLRRADEASHAMAVELAHGSSLDQILAVLAGIIGATLELSSVSGVTLGNAGPGGADTRPAAGAGTHPGNGTASQPAEGLESGTGSPAEPGSAAEPGSAAETGIGGTLISIDVPVRGVPSARLLINVPADGDVNLARVAGGRCVDILSLALLQRMPPGLKEVAGTALLRAVSSGSQPWRLQQLSPAAGILPSATVVAVVVRSSTSQQLRAAMDTILKRSAQQSASYVDNAELLALAALPFDGAAAARAGLVAALRELPVEAGTMTAVGPLAAGIEHAPWSLSEAKSALDLAVNGSLRSAARPASDTEGVVIDVENLAVERLAVQHLDQGARQDFVRQQVGPLLDHDARRNSQLLATLATWLDSGCNTAQAARELHVERQSMHHRMQRIFELCGGDPRGTGRLAALHLATRLAAL
- the purU gene encoding formyltetrahydrofolate deformylase, which translates into the protein MTAIETETSSLPSFAGPAATTVEHVLTLDCNESPGIVHAVSGFLLEHGCDIIDNQQFGERSEGHFFMRVHFASDGDASTAETLRAAFAPVAERFGMSWRLEPHGSKRRVLIMVSKFGHCLNDLLFRARIGELPVDVVAVVSNHTDHQALVAWHGIPFFHVPVTAATKPEAEARLLELVDEFDVELVVLARYMQVLSDGLTRKLDGRAINIHHSFLPSFKGAKPYHQAYARGVKTVGATAHYVNGELDEGPIIAQQVVEVDHTYGPEDLVAAGRDTECKALSNAVRWHCEGRVILRGNRTVVLR